From Rutidosis leptorrhynchoides isolate AG116_Rl617_1_P2 chromosome 3, CSIRO_AGI_Rlap_v1, whole genome shotgun sequence, a single genomic window includes:
- the LOC139896313 gene encoding uncharacterized protein: protein MATIYASPSISCYTVFKPHKNPSTFQPTSLSATNGSCSSPIRLQLAISIRNYHPDSCVSHKRLNKIRVSATEEETVIATEQEEQGEVEPTITVPVSSSDILTMFFQAEGTMSEAAIPSVSSALQETDGISDLKVHVHEGIASVELKKKTTVQATGVASNLVEIIQNSGFKLQALNLSFDDEDAN, encoded by the exons ATGGCAACAATTTATGCATCACCTTCAATCTCATGTTACACAGTTTTCAAACCCCATAAAAACCCTTCTACCTTTCAACCCACTTCGCTTTCTGCCACCAACGGATCATGTTCTTCACCCATTCGACTTCAATTAGCCATTAGCATTCGCAATTATCACCCTGATTCATGTGTATCCCATAAAAGATTGAACAAGATAAGAGTTTCTGCTACTGAAGAAGAAACAGTAATTGCCACTGAACAAGAGGAACAAGGGGAAGTGGAGCCCACCATAACTGTTCCAGTTTCATCTTCTGATATCCTCACCATGTTCTTTCAG GCCGAGGGAACAATGAGTGAAGCAGCTATTCCTTCCGTGTCAAGTGCTTTACAG GAGACAGATGGTATCTCAGACTTAAAAGTCCACGTTCACGAGGGAATTGCAAGTGTTGAG TTAAAGAAGAAAACAACGGTGCAAGCTACTGGAGTAGCTTCAAATTTGGTTGAGATTATACAAAATTCTGGATTCAAGTTACAGGCATTGAATTTGAGCTTTGATGATGAAGATGCCAACTAA